A window from Malaclemys terrapin pileata isolate rMalTer1 chromosome 18, rMalTer1.hap1, whole genome shotgun sequence encodes these proteins:
- the PIGS gene encoding GPI transamidase component PIG-S: MAADEAEKARGKRAALSFAAVALVLGLPLWWKTTETYRASLPYAGISALGSLRFQLTVPVSVVFAKGALPGAQWRRLPFADTQEEENLLNSKTSVTARYETTYRSATATEQAALAMATVQEADAALLPLQEDSVGALTVYVIPETSLLLPQGIGVYVGKHRSAVMRRTQGPGDVLAAISARVQQIVQAMSFTTDSITTALSDRVPMDQLGTDTRRPFKSSLGYEITFSLLNPDPRSHDVHWDIEAAVNSYVQPFLDKLGSVANFSVDSQILYYAVLGVSPRFDKASSSFILSALSLPHVINPVEARLGSSATSLYPVLNFLLYVPERVHSPLYIQDKDGAAVGTNAFHSPRWGGIMVYNIDHPAPDKAPLPLRVDVDMVRVMEVFLAQLRLLFGISQVPLPEEFLLESPGNKGLTDWELDRLLWTRTVENIATVSTTLTSLAQLLDKIGNIVIKDDVASEVYHAVASVQTAMLELASGRLGSAFQASKEAVTSSERAFFDPSLLHLLYFPDDQKFAIYIPLFLPMAVPILLSLVKILREAKQSKKEPMKTD, encoded by the exons ATGGCGGCTGACGAGGCAG AGAAGGCCCGGGGGAAGCGCGCTGCTCTCTCCTTCGCCGCCGTCGCCCTGGTGCTGGGGCTGCCGCTCTGGTGGAAGACGACGGAGACGTACCGGGCCTCGCTGCCCTACGCGGGGATCAGCGCGCTGGGCTCGCTCCGG TTCCAGCTGACTGTGCCCGTCTCGGTGGTCTTTGCCAAGGGGGCTCTGCCAGGAGCTCAGTGGAGGAGACTCCCTTTCGCAGACACACAGGAGGAGGAGAACCTGTTAAACT cAAAAACAAGCGTTACAGCCCGCTATGAGACGACTTATCGGAGTGCGACCGCCACGGAGCAGGCAGCCTTGGCCATGGCCACCGTGCAAG aggcagatgctgcgCTGCTCCCGCTGCAGGAGGACTCGGTGGGCGCTCTGACAGTATACGTGATCCCGGAAACCTCCCTTCTCCTGCCTCAG GGCATTGGTGTGTACGTCGGGAAGCACCGTAGCGCTGTGATGAGGCGTACGCAGGGCCCAGGGGATGTCCTGGCTGCCATTAGTGCCCGGGTGCAGCAGATTGTGCAGGCCATGTCCTTTACCACCGACTCCATCACCACCGCCTTGTCTGATCGCGTCCCCATGGACCAGCTCGGCACGGACACGAGGCGCCCGTTCAAATCCAGCCTGG GGTACGAGATCACCTTCAGCTTATTGAACCCAGACCCCAGGTCCCATGACGTGCACTGGGACATCGAGGCAGCTGTCAACAGCTACGTGCAGCCCTTCCTCGACAAGCTGGGCTCAGTGGCCAACTTCTCGGTGGACTCCCAG ATCCTGTACTATGCCGTCCTGGGGGTCTCGCCCCGCTTTGACAAGGCTTCCTCCAGTTTCATCCTGAGCGCGCTCAGTCTCCCCCACGTCATTAACCCGGTGGAAGCCAGGCTGG GTTCCAGCGCCACTTCGCTCTACCCCGTGTTGAACTTCCTGCTGTACGTGCCAGAGCGCGTCCATTCCCCTCTCTACATCCAGGACAAGGACGGCGCCGCGGTGGGGACCAACGCCTTCCACAGCCCCCGCTGGGGTGGGATCATG GTGTACAACATCGACCACCCAGCTCCTGACAAGGCCCCTCTCCCGCTTCGGGTGGACGTGGACATGGTGCGAGTGATGGAGGTGTTCCTGGCCCAGCTACG GTTGTTGTTTGGGATCTCCCAGGTGCCGCTCCCAGAGGAGTTCCTGCTGGAGAGCCCTGGGAACAAGGGGCTGACTGACTGGGAGCTGGACCGCCTGCTGTGGACCCGGACGGTGGAGAATATCGCCACGGTGTCCACCACCCTCACCTCCCTGGCCCAACTGCTAGACAAGATCGGGAACATCGTCATCAAGGATGATGTTGCTTCTGAG GTATACCATGCAGTAGCATCTGTGCagactgccatgctggagctggCCTCTGGCCGTCTGGGCTCAGCATTCCAGGCCAGTAAAGAGGCGGTCACCTCCTCGGAGCGGGCCTTCTTTGACCCTTCGCTGCTGCATCTCCTCTACTTCCCTGATGACCAGAAATTTGCCATCTACATTCCACTCTTCCTGCCGATGGCGGTGCCCATCCTGCTGTCCCTGGTGAAGATCCTCCGGGAAGCCAAACAGAGCAAGAAGGAGCCCATGAAAACTGACTGA